One genomic segment of Hevea brasiliensis isolate MT/VB/25A 57/8 chromosome 3, ASM3005281v1, whole genome shotgun sequence includes these proteins:
- the LOC110658887 gene encoding farnesyl pyrophosphate synthase 1 — MADLKSTFLKVYSVLKQELLEDPAFEWTPDSRQWVERMLDYNVPGGKLNRGLSVIDSYKLLKEGQELTEEEIFLASALGWCIEWLQAYFLVLDDIMDSSHTRRGQPCWFRVPKVGLIAANDGILLRNHIPRILKKHFRGKAYYVDLLDLFNEVEFQTASGQMIDLITTLEGEKDLSKYTLSLHRRIVQYKTAYYSFYLPVACALLIAGENLDNHIVVKDILVQMGIYFQVQDDYLDCFGDPETIGKIGTDIEDFKCSWLVVKALELCNEEQKKVLYEHYGKADPASVAKVKVLYNELKLQGVFTEYENESYKKLVTSIEAHPSKPVQAVLKSFLAKIYKRQK; from the exons ATGGCGGATCTGAAGTCAACTTTCTTGAAGGTCTACTCTGTCCTCAAGCAGGAGCTCCTTGAGGATCCGGCTTTCGAATGGACTCCAGATTCCCGTCAATGGGTTGAGCGG ATGTTGGACTACAATGTGCCTGGAG GGAAGCTGAATAGGGGGCTTTCTGTAATTGACAGCTACAAATTGTTGAAAGAAGGACAGGAATTAACAGAAGAAGAGATCTTTCTTGCAAGTGCTCTTGGTTGGTGTATTGAATGG CTTCAAGCCTATTTTCTTGTACTTGATGACATTATGGATAGCTCTCATACACGACGTGGTCAGCCTTGCTGGTTTAGGGTGCCCAAG GTTGGTCTGATTGCAGCAAATGATGGGATTTTGCTTCGCAATCACATTCCCAGGATTCTTAAAAAGCACTTCCGAGGGAAGGCATACTATGTAGATCTTCTAGATTTGTTTAATGAG GTGGAGTTTCAAACAGCCTCAGGACAGATGATAGATCTAATTACAACACTTGAAGGAGAAAAGGATTTATCCAAATACACTTTGTCACT CCACCGGAGAATTGTTCAGTACAAAACTGCCTACTACTCATTTTACCTTCCT GTTGCTTGTGCATTGCTCATAGCGGGTGAGAATCTGGACAATCATATTGTTGTAAAAGACATTCTTGTTCAGATGGGAATCTACTTCCAAGTACAG GATGATTATTTGGATTGCTTTGGTGATCCCGAGACAATTGGTAAG ATAGGAACAGATATAGAAGATTTTAAGTGTTCATGGTTGGTCGTGAAGGCTTTAGAACTTTGCAATGAAGAACAAAAGAAAGTGTTATAT GAGCACTATGGGAAAGCTGACCCAGCCAGTGTAGCAAAGGTGAAGGTCCTTTATAATGAGCTGAAGCTTCAG GGGGTATTTACGGAGTATGAGAATGAAAGCTATAAGAAACTAGTAACCTCTATTGAAGCTCATCCTAGCAAGCCGGTGCAAGCGGTGTTGAAGTCCTTTTTGGCCAAAATTTACAAGAgacagaaataa